One part of the Pecten maximus chromosome 9, xPecMax1.1, whole genome shotgun sequence genome encodes these proteins:
- the LOC117334628 gene encoding D-aspartate oxidase-like isoform X3, which translates to MESHVVILGAGVVGLSTAINVQSILPNARVTIIAEKFDQETTSDGAAGIFRPNLELTPSKSSQQARKWLQNSFDWFDHIWQSDEGPEAGVIRVSGYQFMNEEVALPIHRHMDYGFSVLSNEELQRLPVGKRYKYGWWYDTLMVECRRYLPWLMKRFRKNGGYVISQKITSLSKIPECDVAVNCLGWGSRQLFGDTDMFPVAGHTLRVKAPWVKQFYVLGNGDNFIYPGQDDVTLGVTREVGQFERDYNPKTFNRIREICHEVLPSLKNAPEVRRWVGIRPHRHDIRLEQETIKVDERTLRIVHNYGHGANGVCFSWGTALDAARMAVTNVKVSSSRL; encoded by the exons ATGGAGAGTCACGTAGTTATATTAGGTGCCGGTGTGGTCGGATTGTCCACCGCCATCAATGTCCAGTCCATCCTTCCAAACGCCAGAGTGACCATCATCGCTGAGAAGTTTGACCAGGAGACCACCAGTGATGGAGCAGCGGGTATATTTCGCCCGAATCTGGAGCTTACACCATCCAAGTCGAGCCAGCAAGCACG GAAGTGGCTTCAGAATTCCTTCGATTGGTTTGACCATATATGGCAGTCAGATGAGGGACCGGAAGCGGGCGTCATCCGGGTATCTGGATACCAGTTTATGAACGAGGAAGTGGCG CTCCCTATACATCGTCACATGGATTATGGATTCTCGGTTTTATCAAATGAAGAATTACAACGCTTACCTGTGGGCAAAAGATACAA GTACGGTTGGTGGTATGATACCTTGATGGTGGAATGCCGGCGATATCTTCCATGGTTGATGAAAAG ATTTCGCAAAAATGGAGGGTATGTTATTAGCCAGaaaataacatctttatctaaa ATTCCTGAGTGCGACGTCGCCGTGAACTGTCTGGGGTGGGGAAGTCGGCAGTTGTTTGGAGATACAGACATGTTTCCTGTAGCAGGACACACACTTAGG gTGAAGGCACCCTGGGTGAAACAGTTCTATGTTCTAGGCAACGGAGATAATTTCATCTACCCTGG ACAAGACGATGTGACCTTGGGGGTGACACGAGAAGTTGGTCAATTTGAACGTGACTACAACCCAAAAACCTTTAACCGAATTCGTGAGATATGTCACGAGGTCCTACCTTCCCTCAAG AATGCCCCTGAGGTACGCCGGTGGGTCGGAATACGGCCCCACAGACATGATATCCGACTGGAACAGGAAACCATCAAGGTGGACGAGAGGACTCTCCGG ATCGTCCATAACTACGGTCATGGTGCTAACGGCGTGTGTTTTAGCTGGGGAACGGCACTGGACGCAGCTCGGATGGCGGTGACCAATGTCAAGGTCAGCTCATCAAG GTTATGA
- the LOC117334628 gene encoding D-aspartate oxidase-like isoform X4, protein MESHVVILGAGVVGLSTAINVQSILPNARVTIIAEKFDQETTSDGAAGIFRPNLELTPSKSSQQARKWLQNSFDWFDHIWQSDEGPEAGVIRVSGYQFMNEEVALPIHRHMDYGFSVLSNEELQRLPVGKRYKYGWWYDTLMVECRRYLPWLMKRFRKNGGYVISQKITSLSKIPECDVAVNCLGWGSRQLFGDTDMFPVAGHTLRVKAPWVKQFYVLGNGDNFIYPGMPLRYAGGSEYGPTDMISDWNRKPSRWTRGLSGSSITTVMVLTACVLAGERHWTQLGWR, encoded by the exons ATGGAGAGTCACGTAGTTATATTAGGTGCCGGTGTGGTCGGATTGTCCACCGCCATCAATGTCCAGTCCATCCTTCCAAACGCCAGAGTGACCATCATCGCTGAGAAGTTTGACCAGGAGACCACCAGTGATGGAGCAGCGGGTATATTTCGCCCGAATCTGGAGCTTACACCATCCAAGTCGAGCCAGCAAGCACG GAAGTGGCTTCAGAATTCCTTCGATTGGTTTGACCATATATGGCAGTCAGATGAGGGACCGGAAGCGGGCGTCATCCGGGTATCTGGATACCAGTTTATGAACGAGGAAGTGGCG CTCCCTATACATCGTCACATGGATTATGGATTCTCGGTTTTATCAAATGAAGAATTACAACGCTTACCTGTGGGCAAAAGATACAA GTACGGTTGGTGGTATGATACCTTGATGGTGGAATGCCGGCGATATCTTCCATGGTTGATGAAAAG ATTTCGCAAAAATGGAGGGTATGTTATTAGCCAGaaaataacatctttatctaaa ATTCCTGAGTGCGACGTCGCCGTGAACTGTCTGGGGTGGGGAAGTCGGCAGTTGTTTGGAGATACAGACATGTTTCCTGTAGCAGGACACACACTTAGG gTGAAGGCACCCTGGGTGAAACAGTTCTATGTTCTAGGCAACGGAGATAATTTCATCTACCCTGG AATGCCCCTGAGGTACGCCGGTGGGTCGGAATACGGCCCCACAGACATGATATCCGACTGGAACAGGAAACCATCAAGGTGGACGAGAGGACTCTCCGG ATCGTCCATAACTACGGTCATGGTGCTAACGGCGTGTGTTTTAGCTGGGGAACGGCACTGGACGCAGCTCGGATGGCGGTGA
- the LOC117334628 gene encoding D-aspartate oxidase-like isoform X1 — MESHVVILGAGVVGLSTAINVQSILPNARVTIIAEKFDQETTSDGAAGIFRPNLELTPSKSSQQARKWLQNSFDWFDHIWQSDEGPEAGVIRVSGYQFMNEEVALPIHRHMDYGFSVLSNEELQRLPVGKRYKYGWWYDTLMVECRRYLPWLMKRFRKNGGYVISQKITSLSKIPECDVAVNCLGWGSRQLFGDTDMFPVAGHTLRVKAPWVKQFYVLGNGDNFIYPGQDDVTLGVTREVGQFERDYNPKTFNRIREICHEVLPSLKNAPEVRRWVGIRPHRHDIRLEQETIKVDERTLRIVHNYGHGANGVCFSWGTALDAARMAVTNVKVSSSRL, encoded by the exons ATGGAGAGTCACGTAGTTATATTAGGTGCCGGTGTGGTCGGATTGTCCACCGCCATCAATGTCCAGTCCATCCTTCCAAACGCCAGAGTGACCATCATCGCTGAGAAGTTTGACCAGGAGACCACCAGTGATGGAGCAGCGGGTATATTTCGCCCGAATCTGGAGCTTACACCATCCAAGTCGAGCCAGCAAGCACG GAAGTGGCTTCAGAATTCCTTCGATTGGTTTGACCATATATGGCAGTCAGATGAGGGACCGGAAGCGGGCGTCATCCGGGTATCTGGATACCAGTTTATGAACGAGGAAGTGGCG CTCCCTATACATCGTCACATGGATTATGGATTCTCGGTTTTATCAAATGAAGAATTACAACGCTTACCTGTGGGCAAAAGATACAA GTACGGTTGGTGGTATGATACCTTGATGGTGGAATGCCGGCGATATCTTCCATGGTTGATGAAAAG ATTTCGCAAAAATGGAGGGTATGTTATTAGCCAGaaaataacatctttatctaaa ATTCCTGAGTGCGACGTCGCCGTGAACTGTCTGGGGTGGGGAAGTCGGCAGTTGTTTGGAGATACAGACATGTTTCCTGTAGCAGGACACACACTTAGG gTGAAGGCACCCTGGGTGAAACAGTTCTATGTTCTAGGCAACGGAGATAATTTCATCTACCCTGG ACAAGACGATGTGACCTTGGGGGTGACACGAGAAGTTGGTCAATTTGAACGTGACTACAACCCAAAAACCTTTAACCGAATTCGTGAGATATGTCACGAGGTCCTACCTTCCCTCAAG AATGCCCCTGAGGTACGCCGGTGGGTCGGAATACGGCCCCACAGACATGATATCCGACTGGAACAGGAAACCATCAAGGTGGACGAGAGGACTCTCCGG ATCGTCCATAACTACGGTCATGGTGCTAACGGCGTGTGTTTTAGCTGGGGAACGGCACTGGACGCAGCTCGGATGGCGGTGACCAATGTCAAGGTCAGCTCATCAAGGTTATGA